A genomic stretch from Microcebus murinus isolate Inina chromosome 11, M.murinus_Inina_mat1.0, whole genome shotgun sequence includes:
- the GIN1 gene encoding gypsy retrotransposon integrase-like protein 1 isoform X4: MGPFHTSNKSHVYAIIMTDLFTKWVMILPLCDVSASEISKAIINIFFLYGPPQKIIMDQRDEFIQQINVELYGLFGTKQIVVSHTSGTVKPTESTPSTVKTFLSKHCAEYPNNWDDHLSAVSFAFNVTHLEPTKNTPYFQMFHRNPYMAETSDSLHEADGDNTSMFTRILDAVKEADKIMESKTTSVGQVENNNLDELNKSKIIVKKKPKQLNPFHLKVGHEVLRQRKNWWKDGRFQSEWVGPCVIDYITESGCAVLRDNTGARLKRPIKMSHLKPYVRESSEQDSLYLLQGSVVADHDYIGLPEIPVGAYQANILVEDATIGIVDNELLTSSKDRELLEYRNAKISPLIEDHGTLEKQTFSLLDSSNQVLEYLS; this comes from the exons ATGGGACCTTTTCATACAAGCAACAAAAGTCATGTATATGCTATAATCATGACAGATTTGTTCACAAAATGGGTTATGATTTTGCCTCTGTGTGATGTTTCAGCATCAGAGATTTCTAAAGctattatcaatatatttttcttatatggaCCTCCTCAGAAAATAATAATGGACCAAAGAGATGAATTCATTCAACAG attaatgTTGAACTGTATGGATTGTTTGGCACAAAGCAAATTGTAGTTTCTCACACCTCTGGAACTGTTAAGCCAACTGAAAGTACACCTAGCACAGTCAAAACATTTCTCTCTAAACACTGTGCTGAATACCCAAACAATTGGGATGATCACCTATCAGCTGTTTCATTTGCCTTCAATGTAACTCACTTG gagCCTACTAAAAATACaccatattttcaaatgtttcatcGAAATCCTTATATGGCTGAGACTTCAGATAGTCTTCATGAAGCTGATGGTGATAATACAAGTATGTTTACCAGAATTCTAGATGCAGTTAAAGAAGCTGATAAAATAATGGAAAGTAAGACAACTTCAGTGGGCCAG GTGGAAAacaacaatttggatgaactaaataaaagcaagatcattgttaaaaagaaaccaaagcaattaaatccttttcatttaaaagtgGGTCATGAAGttttaagacaaaggaaaaattgGTGGAAGGATGGTCGTTTCCAGTCTGAATGGGTTGGTCCTTGTGTCATAGACTATATTACAGAAAGTGGATGTGCTGTCCTGAGAGACAACACTGGGGCTAGACTTAAAAGACCTATCAAAATGTCCCACCTTAAGCCCTATGTAAGAGAATCCAGTGAACAAG ACAGTCTTTATCTGTTGCAAGGTTCAGTAGTGGCAGATCATGACTACATCGGATTGCCTGAAATTCCAGTCGGAGCATACCAAGCAAATATTCTAGTGGAAGATGCAACTATTGGTATAGTTGATAATGAATTACTGACATCAAGCAAAGATCGTGAACTATTAGAATATAGAAATGCCAAAATCTCTCCATTGATAGAAGATCATGGGACTCTTGAAAAACAGACTTTCAGTCTGTTGGACTCTTCAAACCAAGTTCTTGAGTACTTAAGTTAG